The following are encoded together in the Bradyrhizobium algeriense genome:
- a CDS encoding LysR family transcriptional regulator, giving the protein MKNFDLRDLDAFVAVARTRNFRRAAVEQGVSVSSLSQRLRDMEERLGVRLMNRTTRSVALTEAGELLLARVGPAMSDVGAALDQVRGLRAVPSGRLRINAPPPAIDLVLAPMVAPFLAAHPKIDLEIVGESSFVDIVAGGFDAGVRYGEHLAQDMIAVSLGAPQRYAVVASREYVAQHGSPKHPKDLLEHSCIRTRFGSGAMLDWEFEKAGRVVKVSPPAKLIATYLGLALRAVHDGTGFWLTFEGYVRYGIKSGALVSVLDDWCAPFPGPFLYYPSRRQPPPALAAFVAFVAEWRKRERRKNK; this is encoded by the coding sequence ATGAAGAATTTCGACCTCCGCGACCTCGATGCCTTCGTCGCCGTGGCGCGCACCCGGAATTTCCGCCGCGCCGCGGTCGAGCAGGGCGTCTCCGTATCGAGCCTCAGCCAACGGCTGCGCGACATGGAGGAGCGGCTCGGCGTCCGCCTGATGAACCGCACCACGCGCAGCGTCGCGCTTACCGAAGCCGGTGAATTGCTGCTGGCCCGTGTCGGCCCCGCGATGTCGGATGTCGGCGCGGCGCTTGATCAGGTGCGCGGCCTGCGGGCCGTGCCGTCGGGGCGGCTGCGCATCAATGCGCCGCCGCCGGCGATCGATCTGGTGCTGGCGCCGATGGTCGCGCCGTTTCTTGCAGCCCATCCCAAAATCGATCTCGAGATCGTCGGCGAGAGCTCGTTCGTCGATATCGTGGCCGGAGGTTTTGACGCCGGCGTGCGCTATGGCGAACATCTGGCGCAGGACATGATCGCGGTCTCGCTCGGGGCGCCGCAGCGCTATGCGGTGGTGGCCTCGCGCGAATACGTCGCGCAGCATGGAAGCCCGAAACATCCGAAGGATTTGCTGGAACATTCCTGCATCCGCACCCGCTTCGGCAGCGGCGCGATGCTGGACTGGGAATTCGAGAAAGCGGGACGTGTCGTGAAGGTTTCGCCGCCGGCCAAGCTGATCGCGACCTATCTCGGCCTGGCGCTGCGCGCCGTGCATGATGGCACAGGCTTCTGGCTGACGTTCGAGGGCTACGTTCGCTATGGCATCAAGTCGGGCGCGCTGGTCAGCGTGCTCGACGATTGGTGCGCCCCATTCCCGGGCCCATTCCTGTATTACCCTAGCCGCCGCCAACCGCCGCCGGCGCTCGCCGCATTCGTCGCCTTTGTCGCGGAATGGCGAAAGCGGGAACGGCGCAAGAACAAATGA
- a CDS encoding aldo/keto reductase, giving the protein MEKRKLGTTGPSVSAIGLGCMGMSDFYGPADRSESIATLHAALDAGITLLDTGDFYGMGHNEMLIREALAGRNRDNLQISVKFGALRDPNKGFLGYDSRPAAIRNFVAYSLQRLGVDTIDIYRPARLDPDVPIEESVGAMADMVKAGWIKHIGLSEVGSDTIRRAHAVHPIVDLQIEYSLVARGIESDILKTCRELGISITAYGVLARGLISGHWSKERSAVQDFRQMSPRFQGSNLDANLALVDSLRSIAAEVGASPAQVAIAWVAAQGNDIVPLVGARRRDRLSEALGALDVKLTDAHLAALAKAFPPGAAAGARYPEAQLAHMDSEKR; this is encoded by the coding sequence ATGGAAAAGCGCAAACTCGGCACGACAGGTCCATCCGTCTCGGCCATCGGCCTCGGCTGCATGGGCATGTCGGACTTCTACGGCCCGGCTGACCGCAGCGAGAGCATTGCCACCCTCCACGCCGCGCTCGATGCCGGGATCACGCTGCTCGACACCGGTGATTTCTACGGCATGGGCCACAATGAGATGCTGATCCGCGAAGCGCTCGCTGGGCGCAATCGCGACAATCTCCAGATCAGCGTCAAGTTCGGTGCGCTGCGCGACCCCAACAAGGGCTTTCTTGGCTATGACAGCCGCCCGGCCGCGATCAGGAATTTTGTCGCTTATTCGCTGCAACGGCTCGGCGTCGACACCATCGACATCTATCGGCCCGCACGGCTCGATCCCGATGTGCCGATCGAAGAGAGCGTTGGCGCGATGGCCGACATGGTGAAGGCCGGCTGGATCAAGCATATCGGGCTTTCCGAGGTTGGCTCCGACACCATTCGCAGGGCGCACGCGGTGCATCCGATCGTCGACCTGCAGATCGAATACTCGCTCGTCGCGCGCGGGATCGAGAGTGACATTCTCAAGACCTGCCGCGAGCTCGGAATCAGCATCACCGCCTACGGTGTATTGGCGCGCGGACTGATCAGCGGACACTGGTCGAAGGAACGCTCTGCTGTGCAGGATTTTCGTCAGATGAGCCCGCGTTTCCAGGGCTCCAATCTCGACGCCAATCTCGCGCTGGTGGATTCCCTGCGCTCCATTGCAGCGGAGGTTGGTGCGTCACCGGCGCAGGTCGCCATCGCCTGGGTCGCAGCGCAGGGCAACGACATCGTACCGCTGGTCGGCGCACGTCGCCGCGACCGCCTTTCCGAGGCGCTCGGAGCACTCGATGTGAAATTGACGGACGCGCATCTTGCCGCGCTCGCCAAGGCCTTCCCGCCGGGCGCCGCCGCTGGAGCGCGATATCCCGAGGCGCAGCTCGCGCATATGGATAGCGAGAAGCGGTGA
- a CDS encoding molybdopterin-synthase adenylyltransferase MoeB yields the protein MLTADELERYARHIVLREVGGPGQAALKEASVLVIGAGGLGAPVLMYLAAAGVGTLGAVDDDIVSLSNLQRQIIHTTPDIGRRKVDSAAEVIHALNPHVHFEAHAVRLDAKNVMSLIGGYDLVLDGSDNFETRYLVSDACFFAGKPLITAALGMFDGSLTTIRAHERNEQGEFNPTYRCLFPEPPPPGTVPACAEAGVMGALAGMLGSMMALEAIREIVGFGESLVGRLVMVDARAMRFETLRYARDPANPLNGDTPVITDLSGHAA from the coding sequence ATGCTGACAGCCGACGAACTCGAACGTTACGCCCGCCATATCGTGCTGCGCGAAGTCGGTGGCCCGGGGCAGGCCGCGCTGAAAGAGGCGTCCGTGCTGGTGATCGGCGCCGGCGGGCTTGGCGCGCCGGTCCTGATGTATCTGGCGGCCGCCGGGGTTGGCACGCTCGGTGCTGTTGATGACGATATCGTCTCGCTGTCCAATCTGCAGCGCCAGATTATCCACACCACGCCCGACATCGGACGGCGCAAGGTCGACAGCGCCGCCGAAGTGATTCACGCGCTCAATCCGCATGTTCATTTCGAGGCGCATGCGGTGCGTCTCGATGCAAAGAACGTGATGTCGCTGATCGGCGGCTACGATCTCGTGCTCGACGGCTCCGACAATTTCGAAACGCGCTATCTGGTGTCCGATGCCTGCTTCTTTGCCGGCAAGCCGCTGATCACGGCGGCGCTGGGGATGTTCGACGGATCGCTGACCACCATCCGCGCCCATGAGCGCAACGAGCAGGGCGAGTTCAACCCGACCTATCGCTGCCTGTTTCCCGAACCGCCGCCGCCCGGCACCGTGCCGGCCTGCGCGGAGGCCGGCGTCATGGGCGCGCTGGCGGGCATGCTGGGATCGATGATGGCGCTGGAGGCGATCCGCGAAATCGTCGGCTTCGGCGAAAGCCTGGTCGGACGGCTGGTGATGGTGGACGCGCGCGCGATGCGGTTCGAGACGCTGCGCTACGCGCGCGATCCGGCCAACCCGCTCAACGGCGATACGCCTGTCATCACCGATCTGAGCGGGCACGCGGCCTAG
- a CDS encoding serine protease, which translates to MRSVLSATLMIAALGFAASDAWAQMTPPATAGAKAKPVTTIPIRPALQKPEDTATAMGQAERLALQSDLAWVGQYNGAITGDVSERMVNAIKEFQKSRGGKQTGVLNPQERGILADTAKKKQESVGWKIQTDPGTGVRLGIPTKLVPQQASDANGTKWTSPTGTIQIQLARRKEAGPVTAKLAEREKKEPGRSIDYTVVKPDFFVLSGLQGLKKFYLRGTFKGDEVRILTIFYDQATENTVEPVVIAMSSAFNAFPAAAQMAGPPPRKTVEYGTGVVVGDDGAIIADRQITDGCLTVAIAGFGNADRVADDKEHDLALLRIYGARGLKALNLANAATKTALDLTGIADPQNQGGGAAVTSVKASVALLGGGSDIALAPAPTLGFSGAPAQDGDGRFAGIALLKPVQVAGPTNGAPAAQAVLVTADTVRDFLKANGVNVAGGSGDAKASVVRVICVRK; encoded by the coding sequence ATGAGATCGGTGCTTTCGGCAACATTGATGATCGCGGCCTTAGGTTTTGCGGCCTCGGACGCGTGGGCGCAGATGACGCCACCCGCGACGGCCGGCGCCAAGGCGAAACCGGTCACCACGATACCGATCCGTCCCGCGCTGCAGAAGCCGGAGGACACGGCCACCGCGATGGGCCAGGCCGAGCGGCTGGCGCTGCAGTCGGACCTTGCCTGGGTCGGGCAATATAACGGCGCCATCACGGGCGACGTCAGCGAGCGCATGGTCAATGCGATCAAGGAATTCCAGAAATCCCGCGGCGGTAAACAAACCGGCGTGCTCAATCCGCAGGAGCGCGGCATTCTTGCCGACACCGCCAAGAAAAAGCAGGAGAGCGTCGGCTGGAAGATCCAGACCGATCCCGGTACCGGCGTGCGGCTCGGCATCCCCACCAAACTGGTGCCGCAGCAAGCAAGCGACGCCAACGGCACCAAATGGACGTCGCCGACCGGCACGATCCAGATTCAACTGGCGCGGCGCAAGGAAGCCGGCCCCGTTACCGCAAAGCTCGCCGAGCGCGAGAAGAAGGAGCCGGGGCGCAGCATCGACTACACCGTGGTCAAGCCGGACTTTTTCGTGCTGTCGGGCCTGCAGGGCCTGAAGAAATTCTATCTTCGCGGCACCTTCAAGGGCGACGAGGTCCGCATCCTCACCATCTTCTACGATCAGGCGACTGAGAATACCGTGGAGCCGGTCGTGATCGCGATGTCGAGCGCGTTCAATGCGTTTCCGGCGGCTGCTCAAATGGCCGGGCCTCCACCGCGCAAGACGGTGGAATACGGCACCGGCGTCGTTGTCGGTGACGACGGCGCGATCATTGCCGACCGCCAGATCACCGATGGCTGCCTCACGGTCGCGATTGCGGGCTTTGGCAATGCCGATCGCGTCGCCGACGACAAGGAGCACGATCTCGCGCTGCTGCGCATCTATGGCGCGCGCGGGCTCAAGGCGCTCAATCTCGCCAACGCCGCCACCAAGACGGCGCTCGACCTCACAGGTATTGCCGATCCGCAGAACCAGGGCGGCGGCGCCGCGGTAACCAGCGTCAAGGCTTCGGTGGCCCTGCTCGGCGGCGGCAGCGATATCGCGCTGGCACCCGCGCCGACGCTCGGCTTTTCCGGCGCGCCCGCGCAGGATGGCGACGGCAGGTTTGCCGGCATCGCGCTGCTGAAGCCGGTTCAGGTAGCGGGGCCCACCAACGGCGCACCCGCGGCGCAGGCGGTGCTGGTGACCGCCGACACGGTGCGCGATTTCCTCAAGGCCAATGGCGTGAATGTGGCCGGCGGATCGGGCGATGCGAAGGCGTCGGTGGTCCGCGTGATCTGCGTGAGGAAGTAG
- a CDS encoding ParA family protein encodes MHTIVLATQKGGSGKSTLAIGLALAAIRAGHNVRLIETDPQGTVSNWKRRRPYAAPIIEPIYAAREVEQRLQSLDREGVTVAIVDTAGGESAATNSAIRYSDLCLIPTRPSIADIEATAATLRVIRAWHKPFAYVLNQTPIRAAARLAGAENALSNEAALDIADIVARPLIVMRNDHQDALSAGLAVCELAPGGKSAEEMRGLWQWTESRLGNAVAATDEPIIEEFVEIPAIIPKWAALPSFDAGSARFLRTPARV; translated from the coding sequence ATGCACACGATCGTATTGGCCACCCAGAAGGGCGGCTCGGGGAAAAGCACGCTTGCCATCGGCCTTGCACTTGCCGCCATCCGGGCCGGGCATAATGTCCGCCTGATCGAGACGGACCCTCAGGGCACCGTTTCGAACTGGAAGCGCCGCCGTCCCTATGCCGCGCCGATCATCGAGCCGATCTACGCCGCCCGGGAGGTCGAACAGCGCCTGCAATCGCTCGACCGCGAGGGCGTAACGGTAGCGATCGTGGATACCGCCGGTGGCGAAAGCGCCGCGACCAATTCGGCCATTCGTTATTCCGACCTCTGCCTGATTCCGACGCGGCCGAGCATCGCCGACATCGAGGCGACCGCCGCGACGCTCCGCGTCATCAGGGCCTGGCACAAGCCGTTTGCCTACGTCCTCAATCAGACCCCGATCCGGGCTGCGGCACGCCTCGCCGGTGCGGAAAATGCGTTGAGCAACGAGGCAGCGCTCGACATCGCCGATATCGTTGCCAGACCTCTTATCGTGATGCGCAACGATCATCAGGACGCGCTGAGCGCCGGCCTCGCCGTCTGCGAGCTTGCACCGGGCGGCAAGTCCGCGGAGGAAATGCGCGGCCTCTGGCAGTGGACCGAATCGCGGCTGGGCAATGCGGTTGCGGCTACTGACGAACCGATCATCGAGGAGTTCGTGGAAATACCCGCAATTATTCCTAAATGGGCTGCGCTCCCGTCTTTCGACGCCGGCAGCGCACGCTTCCTGAGGACCCCCGCTCGCGTCTGA
- a CDS encoding GNAT family N-acetyltransferase, which translates to MPKMTITPTLHTGRLILRPLALSDAPAIQRHFNNWNIIQHLASVVPWPYPEDGAETFIAQELERAAAGEVIYNWMLVLRGGDGEAIGNIRFRPWSGNAKGDRGFWLAERYWNQGLMSEAVSAVNDFAFRVLDVDVFYACNAVTNEASRRVKQKTGAEFLGYIELAHHSGQTRAEKWRVTRENWLRRNP; encoded by the coding sequence ATGCCAAAAATGACCATCACGCCGACGCTCCATACGGGGCGACTGATTTTGCGACCGCTCGCGCTGTCGGATGCGCCGGCGATCCAGCGCCATTTCAACAACTGGAACATCATCCAGCATCTCGCATCGGTTGTCCCCTGGCCATATCCGGAAGACGGCGCGGAGACTTTCATCGCGCAGGAACTGGAAAGAGCCGCTGCGGGGGAAGTGATCTATAACTGGATGCTGGTGCTGCGCGGCGGGGACGGCGAAGCCATCGGCAATATCCGCTTTCGTCCCTGGTCCGGCAATGCGAAGGGCGACCGGGGATTTTGGCTCGCGGAGCGCTACTGGAATCAGGGCTTGATGAGCGAAGCCGTCTCGGCGGTGAACGATTTTGCCTTCCGCGTGCTGGATGTCGATGTCTTCTACGCCTGTAACGCGGTTACCAATGAGGCGTCACGCCGGGTCAAGCAAAAGACCGGCGCCGAATTCCTCGGCTATATCGAACTTGCCCATCACAGCGGTCAGACGCGCGCGGAAAAATGGCGCGTCACGCGAGAAAACTGGTTGCGCCGAAATCCATAG
- the mutM gene encoding bifunctional DNA-formamidopyrimidine glycosylase/DNA-(apurinic or apyrimidinic site) lyase — protein sequence MPELPEVETVRRGLQPAMEGSKIVKAEARRKDLRFPFQKDFIARLEGQTVTGLGRRAKYLMADLGSGDVLLMHLGMSGSFRVLEGGHNDTPGQFHHLRSEDRAHDHVVFHMSSGASVVFNDPRRFGYMKIIARNALEDEPLLKGLGPEPLGNEFDAVMLARSCFNKKTSLKAALLDQRVVAGLGNIYVCEALYRSQLSPRRLAATLATKKAEPTDHAARLVGAIHSVLNQAIKAGGSSISDHRLTSGELGYFQHSFQVYDREGETCQTKGCGGIVRRFVQNGRSTFWCPKCQK from the coding sequence ATGCCTGAATTGCCTGAAGTTGAGACCGTCCGCCGCGGCCTGCAGCCCGCCATGGAGGGGTCGAAAATCGTGAAAGCCGAGGCCCGCCGCAAGGATTTGCGGTTTCCCTTTCAAAAAGATTTTATCGCTCGGCTGGAGGGTCAGACCGTGACCGGCCTCGGCCGCCGCGCCAAATACCTGATGGCGGATCTCGGCTCCGGCGACGTGCTTTTGATGCATCTCGGCATGTCCGGATCGTTCCGGGTGCTGGAAGGCGGCCATAACGACACGCCGGGCCAATTCCACCATCTTCGCAGCGAGGACCGCGCGCACGACCATGTCGTGTTTCACATGTCATCGGGGGCTTCCGTCGTGTTCAACGATCCGCGCCGCTTCGGCTACATGAAGATCATCGCCCGCAACGCCTTGGAGGACGAGCCGCTGTTGAAGGGCCTCGGTCCGGAGCCGCTCGGCAACGAATTCGACGCGGTGATGTTGGCGCGCTCATGCTTCAACAAGAAGACCAGCCTGAAGGCCGCGCTGCTTGACCAGCGCGTGGTCGCGGGGCTCGGCAATATCTATGTCTGCGAGGCGCTGTACCGGTCGCAGCTGTCGCCGCGCCGGCTGGCGGCGACGCTTGCGACGAAGAAGGCTGAGCCGACCGATCACGCCGCGCGGCTGGTGGGCGCGATTCATTCCGTGCTGAATCAGGCGATCAAGGCCGGTGGTTCCTCGATCAGCGATCATCGCCTGACCTCGGGTGAGCTCGGCTATTTCCAGCACTCGTTCCAGGTCTATGACCGCGAGGGCGAGACATGCCAAACTAAAGGCTGCGGCGGGATCGTACGACGCTTCGTTCAGAATGGCCGCTCAACGTTTTGGTGCCCGAAATGCCAAAAATGA
- the ubiE gene encoding bifunctional demethylmenaquinone methyltransferase/2-methoxy-6-polyprenyl-1,4-benzoquinol methylase UbiE has product MNQPDQTTHFGFRDVPLGDKQTLVNDVFHSVASRYDLMNDLMSGGLHRVWKDIMINALNPPKNDAPFALLDVAGGTGDIAFRAAEAAGLGFHATVCDINTDMLGVGRNRALARHLDQQVSFVEGNAETLAFGDRSFDAYTIAFGIRNVPRIDAALREAYRVLRPGSRFLCLEFSTVDVPGLDRLYDFFSFKVIPPLGRAVTGDAESYQYLVESIRKFPRPNQFAEMIRDAGFARVKWESLSGGIVALHSGWRL; this is encoded by the coding sequence ATGAACCAGCCGGACCAAACCACCCATTTTGGCTTCAGGGACGTGCCCCTGGGGGACAAGCAGACGCTGGTGAACGACGTATTTCACAGCGTGGCCTCCCGCTACGACCTGATGAACGATCTGATGTCGGGAGGCCTGCACCGGGTCTGGAAGGACATCATGATCAATGCGCTGAATCCGCCGAAAAACGATGCGCCGTTCGCATTGCTCGACGTCGCCGGCGGCACCGGCGACATCGCCTTCCGCGCGGCGGAGGCGGCAGGCCTGGGCTTCCATGCCACCGTCTGCGACATCAATACCGATATGCTTGGGGTTGGCCGCAACCGCGCGCTGGCGCGTCATCTCGACCAGCAGGTGTCGTTTGTCGAGGGCAATGCCGAGACGCTGGCGTTCGGCGATCGCTCTTTCGACGCCTACACCATCGCGTTCGGTATTCGCAACGTGCCGCGGATCGATGCCGCGCTGCGTGAGGCCTATCGCGTGCTACGGCCCGGCAGCCGATTCTTGTGCCTGGAATTCTCCACCGTCGACGTCCCAGGGCTTGATCGGCTCTACGACTTCTTCTCGTTCAAGGTGATCCCGCCGCTCGGCCGCGCCGTGACGGGCGATGCGGAATCCTATCAGTACCTCGTCGAATCGATCCGGAAATTCCCCCGGCCCAATCAATTTGCCGAGATGATCCGCGACGCCGGCTTTGCGCGGGTGAAGTGGGAAAGCCTCTCCGGCGGCATCGTGGCGTTGCATTCGGGCTGGCGTTTGTGA
- the ubiB gene encoding 2-polyprenylphenol 6-hydroxylase → MISAATHIARLVRAAYVFAREGVFGVVDPSLVPPPGQLALRLARLIERPGAKSGPRLSRALTRLGPAYLKLGQFLATRPDVVGVAMARDLEALQDRLPPFSQAEAEAVIAASLERPLAKAFVSLGPPVAAASIAQVHRAEVERDGVRQPVAVKVLRPNVASRFRRDLSDFFFVAHNAEAHSAEARRLRLIEVINTMSRSVAMEMDLRLEAAALSEMAENTRDDPDFRVPTVDWDRTTHNVLTMEWIDGIALSDHARLAQSHVDLPDLGRKVIQSFLRHALRDGFFHADMHPGNLFLDDTGRLVAVDFGIMGRLGMKERRFLAEILLGFITRDYRRVAEVHFEAGYVPGHHSVENFAQAIRAIGEPIHNRTAEEISMAKLLTLLLEVTGLFDMQTRPELILLQKTMVVVEGVARGFDPKLDIWKVADPVVREWIERNLGPLGRIQGAMSGAGELGRVAASLPAIASRAVAVLENMEKMTREGMTLSPETIAAMGRAEGRKSRWRTVALWIIAATFIGILIAIRQL, encoded by the coding sequence GTGATTTCTGCCGCGACCCACATCGCGCGGCTCGTCCGCGCCGCTTACGTGTTCGCGCGCGAAGGCGTGTTCGGCGTCGTTGACCCAAGTCTGGTGCCGCCACCGGGACAGCTCGCGCTGCGGCTGGCGCGACTGATCGAACGGCCCGGCGCCAAATCCGGCCCGCGTTTGTCGCGCGCACTGACGCGGCTTGGACCGGCCTATCTCAAGCTCGGGCAATTTCTGGCGACGCGGCCCGACGTCGTCGGCGTCGCGATGGCGCGCGATCTGGAAGCCCTGCAGGACCGGCTGCCGCCGTTTTCGCAGGCCGAAGCCGAGGCCGTGATCGCCGCGTCGCTGGAACGCCCGCTGGCTAAGGCGTTTGTCAGCCTCGGCCCGCCGGTTGCCGCCGCCTCGATCGCGCAAGTTCATCGCGCCGAGGTCGAGCGCGATGGCGTCCGCCAGCCGGTCGCCGTCAAGGTGCTCCGGCCCAATGTCGCCTCGCGTTTTCGCCGTGACCTCTCCGATTTTTTCTTTGTCGCGCACAATGCGGAAGCGCATTCGGCCGAAGCGCGGCGGCTGCGGCTGATCGAGGTCATCAACACGATGTCGCGCTCGGTCGCGATGGAGATGGATCTGCGGCTCGAGGCGGCCGCATTGTCCGAGATGGCGGAGAATACGCGCGACGATCCGGATTTCCGCGTGCCGACCGTCGATTGGGACCGCACCACCCACAACGTGCTGACGATGGAATGGATCGACGGCATCGCGCTCAGCGACCACGCGCGCCTCGCGCAGTCGCACGTCGATCTGCCCGATCTCGGCCGCAAGGTGATCCAGAGTTTTCTGCGGCATGCGCTGCGCGACGGCTTCTTCCATGCCGACATGCATCCCGGCAACCTGTTCCTCGACGATACCGGCCGGCTGGTGGCGGTCGATTTCGGCATCATGGGCCGGCTCGGCATGAAGGAGCGGCGCTTCCTCGCTGAAATTCTGCTCGGATTCATCACGCGCGACTACCGCCGCGTCGCGGAGGTGCATTTTGAGGCCGGCTACGTGCCGGGGCACCATTCGGTCGAGAATTTCGCGCAAGCCATCCGCGCTATCGGCGAGCCGATCCATAACCGCACCGCCGAAGAAATCTCGATGGCGAAGCTGCTGACGCTTCTCCTCGAAGTCACCGGCCTGTTCGACATGCAGACCCGGCCGGAGCTGATCCTGCTGCAAAAGACCATGGTGGTGGTCGAAGGGGTGGCGCGGGGCTTCGATCCCAAGCTCGATATCTGGAAGGTCGCCGATCCCGTGGTGCGCGAATGGATCGAGCGCAATCTCGGTCCGCTCGGGCGGATTCAGGGCGCGATGTCCGGCGCGGGCGAACTCGGCCGGGTGGCGGCGAGCCTGCCTGCAATCGCCTCGCGGGCGGTTGCCGTGCTCGAAAACATGGAGAAGATGACCCGGGAGGGCATGACGCTGTCGCCGGAGACGATCGCGGCGATGGGCCGGGCCGAGGGCCGTAAGAGCCGCTGGCGGACGGTGGCGCTCTGGATCATCGCGGCCACCTTTATCGGAATTCTGATCGCCATCCGGCAGCTATGA
- the coaBC gene encoding bifunctional phosphopantothenoylcysteine decarboxylase/phosphopantothenate--cysteine ligase CoaBC: MASLTIRKLDETVKTYLRLRSAGNGRSVEEEVRVILGELIQGRPELAGATSSPPSVDSPAQALRPVSTSGERNVTLIIGGGIAAYKALDLIRRLKERHIGVRCVLTKAAQQFVTPLSASALSNERVYTDLFDAESEFDAGHIRLARECDLIVVAPATADLMAKMAHGHADDLASAILLAANRPILLAPAMNPLMWNNAATRRNVLQLRRDGVHMIGPNAGEMAEAGEAGVGRMSEAIEIAAAAVDILRPPRPRPLADKRVLITAGPTHEAIDPVRYIANRSSGKQGFAIAAAAQAAGADVTLVSGPVELRDPAGVTVIRVESARDMLHRVEAALPADIAIFAAAVADWRVANEGEQKLKKTSAGMPQLALVENPDILATISKLTDKRPPLVIGFAAETEHLIDNAKAKIARKGCDWIVANDVSPATGVMGGDRNTVHLLTRDGDDIKVDSWPVMTKEQVATELVATIAKTLGKTS, encoded by the coding sequence ATGGCCAGCCTCACCATCCGAAAACTCGACGAGACCGTCAAAACCTACCTGCGTCTCCGGTCGGCCGGGAATGGCCGCTCCGTCGAAGAGGAAGTCCGGGTCATCCTCGGAGAGCTGATACAGGGGCGCCCCGAACTGGCTGGCGCAACCTCCTCGCCTCCATCCGTTGACAGCCCCGCACAGGCCCTGCGGCCCGTCAGCACCAGCGGTGAACGGAATGTCACCTTGATCATCGGCGGCGGCATCGCCGCCTATAAGGCGCTGGACCTGATCCGGCGCCTGAAGGAGCGGCACATCGGCGTCCGCTGCGTGCTGACCAAAGCCGCGCAGCAATTCGTCACCCCGCTTTCCGCCAGCGCACTGTCGAACGAGCGCGTCTATACCGACCTGTTCGACGCCGAGAGCGAATTCGACGCCGGTCACATCCGCCTTGCGCGCGAATGCGATCTGATCGTGGTGGCGCCGGCAACCGCCGACCTGATGGCGAAGATGGCGCACGGCCATGCCGACGATCTTGCCAGCGCGATCCTGCTGGCGGCGAACCGCCCGATCCTGCTGGCGCCCGCCATGAACCCCCTGATGTGGAACAACGCCGCCACCCGCCGCAATGTGCTGCAGCTTCGGCGCGACGGCGTCCACATGATCGGCCCCAACGCCGGCGAGATGGCTGAGGCCGGCGAAGCCGGCGTCGGGCGGATGTCGGAGGCGATCGAAATCGCCGCCGCTGCCGTCGACATCCTGCGTCCGCCACGACCGCGGCCGCTCGCAGACAAGCGCGTGCTGATCACGGCGGGACCGACGCATGAGGCGATCGACCCCGTGCGCTATATCGCCAACCGATCCTCCGGCAAGCAGGGGTTTGCCATCGCCGCCGCGGCGCAGGCCGCGGGCGCCGATGTCACGCTGGTTTCCGGGCCGGTCGAATTGCGCGATCCCGCAGGTGTTACGGTGATCCGGGTGGAATCGGCGCGCGACATGCTTCATCGGGTGGAGGCCGCCTTGCCGGCCGATATCGCGATCTTCGCTGCCGCCGTGGCCGACTGGCGCGTCGCCAACGAAGGCGAGCAGAAGCTGAAAAAGACCTCCGCCGGCATGCCGCAGCTCGCACTGGTCGAAAACCCCGACATTCTCGCGACGATCTCGAAGCTGACAGACAAGCGTCCGCCGCTGGTGATCGGGTTCGCGGCCGAGACCGAGCATCTGATCGACAACGCCAAGGCCAAGATCGCGCGCAAGGGCTGCGACTGGATCGTCGCCAACGACGTCTCGCCCGCCACCGGCGTGATGGGCGGCGACCGCAACACCGTTCACCTGCTGACGCGCGACGGTGACGACATCAAAGTGGACTCCTGGCCGGTGATGACCAAAGAACAGGTCGCGACCGAACTGGTGGCAACCATAGCCAAGACGTTGGGAAAGACTTCATGA
- the dut gene encoding dUTP diphosphatase: MSAPVKVDICQLPHAEGLALPAYQSADAAGLDLLAAVPAETPLILPPGKYAMVPTGLTIALPSGYEAQVRPRSGLAAKHGVTVLNSPGTVDADYRGEINVLLINHGDVPFPIRRGERVAQMVIAPVVQAELVPAVSLSTTDRGSGGFGSTGR, translated from the coding sequence ATGAGCGCACCGGTGAAAGTCGACATCTGCCAACTGCCGCACGCCGAAGGTCTCGCGCTGCCGGCCTATCAAAGCGCGGACGCCGCCGGGCTCGATCTGCTGGCCGCAGTGCCGGCGGAGACGCCCTTGATCCTGCCGCCGGGCAAATACGCGATGGTGCCGACCGGGCTGACGATCGCGCTGCCCTCAGGCTATGAGGCGCAGGTGCGGCCACGCTCCGGGCTTGCCGCCAAGCATGGCGTCACGGTGCTGAATTCGCCGGGCACAGTGGATGCGGATTATCGCGGCGAGATCAACGTCCTCTTGATCAACCATGGCGACGTGCCGTTTCCGATCCGGCGTGGCGAGCGGGTCGCGCAGATGGTGATCGCGCCGGTCGTGCAGGCGGAACTGGTTCCGGCGGTGTCGCTTTCAACAACCGATCGCGGCAGTGGCGGTTTCGGCTCGACGGGACGTTGA